In a genomic window of Pedobacter sp. KBS0701:
- a CDS encoding 3'-5' exonuclease, with the protein MQAYFLVVDTETSGLPKNWTAPYSKEKNWPHIVQIAWIIYDQSYQEIKRENHYIKNTGFTIDKAALKIHKITPEYLNEYGENKENVMLKFSEDIEKYKPLVIGHFIELDYHMVNVELYRIGKENIFKNLTFFCTMKASAPYITNTVISHLKLDKFYTVLFNELPENSHNALSDTLNTAKIFFHLLKTGKISLTSAYHQEHTFNLEKKKKKEFSFKRILQGLFNGG; encoded by the coding sequence TTGCAAGCATACTTCCTCGTTGTTGATACTGAAACTTCAGGCCTGCCTAAAAATTGGACGGCACCTTATTCTAAAGAAAAGAACTGGCCGCATATTGTCCAGATTGCCTGGATTATTTATGATCAATCTTATCAGGAAATTAAGCGGGAGAATCACTACATTAAAAATACCGGTTTCACCATTGATAAGGCTGCATTAAAAATTCATAAAATCACCCCTGAATACCTGAATGAATATGGTGAAAACAAAGAAAATGTGATGTTGAAGTTTTCTGAAGATATAGAAAAATATAAACCTTTGGTTATCGGGCATTTTATTGAGCTCGATTATCACATGGTCAATGTTGAATTGTACCGCATTGGAAAAGAAAATATATTTAAAAACCTGACTTTTTTCTGTACGATGAAGGCAAGCGCCCCCTATATTACCAATACGGTGATCAGTCATTTAAAACTGGATAAATTTTATACCGTTTTATTTAATGAACTACCCGAAAATAGCCACAATGCTTTATCTGATACACTAAACACGGCAAAGATTTTCTTTCACCTTTTAAAAACAGGCAAAATTAGCTTAACTTCAGCCTACCATCAGGAGCATACTTTTAACCTGGAGAAGAAAAAGAAAAAAGAATTTTCGTTTAAAAGAATTTTACAGGGACTTTTTAATGGAGGATAA
- a CDS encoding pitrilysin family protein, with the protein MRSLLFSSLAYILCLGSAFAQEKLQENMHFKKLGNGLEVLVVVDRTVPLVTIEMACRNGSFTETNEFNGLSHLYEHLFFKANKDYPDFERLNSRMNDLDINSNATTREEVVNYFFTLPAANLKPGLNLMNSSIRYPKFIKEDMALENEVVNAEFTRHESSPIFALMEANSRHMWGANYSRKNVIGSHEVILSATPSKMDSIKNKYYWPNNAVLVIAGDVNADEAFNYVNSIFGSWKRSPFDPFVKWPVPEFKPLQKNDYYFVESNKSPVPFMLFSWHGPDTRNDIPATYAADVFSFIVNQNGSKMKQALINSGLAQQADVNYYTQKYTGPISLMVSPNPAKIKECYQEVLKQISLWGNDDYLSDLQIERAKRLLSIEQVERREVTSDYAHLLSFWWASASIDYYTHYEENVNKVTRKDLLDYVRKYIKDKPYCAGLMMDKAGMTGVKPETFFKSPK; encoded by the coding sequence ATGCGCTCTCTATTATTTAGCTCCCTAGCTTATATTTTGTGCCTTGGTTCTGCTTTTGCTCAGGAAAAGCTCCAGGAGAACATGCACTTTAAAAAACTCGGTAATGGTTTGGAAGTACTGGTTGTAGTAGACCGGACGGTACCGTTGGTTACCATCGAAATGGCCTGCAGAAATGGTTCATTTACTGAAACCAACGAATTTAATGGCTTAAGTCACCTTTACGAACATTTATTCTTTAAGGCAAATAAAGATTATCCTGATTTTGAACGTTTAAATTCGAGAATGAACGATCTGGATATCAATTCGAACGCCACTACGAGAGAAGAAGTGGTAAATTATTTTTTTACACTTCCTGCGGCTAATTTAAAGCCTGGTTTAAATTTAATGAATTCCTCTATCCGTTATCCGAAATTTATAAAGGAAGATATGGCTTTGGAAAATGAAGTGGTAAATGCTGAATTTACAAGGCACGAATCGAGTCCGATATTTGCTTTGATGGAGGCTAATTCGCGCCACATGTGGGGTGCAAATTATTCCCGTAAAAATGTAATTGGTAGCCACGAGGTGATTTTATCAGCTACTCCATCAAAAATGGATTCGATTAAAAATAAATACTATTGGCCAAATAATGCTGTTTTGGTCATTGCGGGCGATGTTAACGCTGATGAAGCTTTTAACTACGTAAATTCTATTTTTGGAAGCTGGAAACGATCGCCTTTTGATCCTTTTGTAAAATGGCCAGTTCCAGAGTTTAAACCACTTCAAAAAAACGACTATTATTTTGTAGAATCAAATAAGAGCCCTGTTCCGTTTATGCTTTTTAGCTGGCATGGTCCAGATACCAGAAACGATATTCCTGCCACTTATGCTGCTGATGTTTTTTCTTTTATCGTTAATCAAAACGGTTCGAAGATGAAACAGGCGCTTATTAATTCTGGATTGGCCCAGCAGGCAGATGTAAATTATTATACGCAAAAATATACTGGTCCAATTAGCCTGATGGTGAGTCCTAACCCGGCAAAAATAAAAGAATGTTACCAGGAAGTGTTGAAACAAATCTCACTTTGGGGTAATGATGATTATTTGTCTGATCTACAGATTGAAAGAGCCAAAAGATTATTATCTATTGAACAGGTAGAAAGGAGAGAGGTTACTTCCGATTATGCTCATTTACTTTCATTTTGGTGGGCTTCAGCATCAATTGATTATTATACCCATTACGAAGAAAATGTAAATAAAGTAACCAGGAAAGATTTATTAGATTATGTACGCAAGTATATTAAAGATAAACCTTATTGCGCCGGCCTGATGATGGATAAAGCAGGTATGACCGGAGTGAAGCCAGAAACATTTTTTAAATCACCCAAATAA
- a CDS encoding pitrilysin family protein, which yields MKRFIFLINFILVFHIVNAQTKAISFDVNGLKVILKSTQKETVSMSMFFKGGVMNYNAERAGIENLALASAATCGTKNYSVVDYKELADEYGIDIAGSSGTDYGTISMDCISKYLDQGWKLFSDAVINPAFDKTEFQTTKERMITGIYHSQSDPETRIEQLTMETMFKASPYSINPLGTSKTVGGLTAEMVSNYYHNELLNKNKMFLVVAGNITKEELEKKIQTSFSALKGKDYIPPNYTNKTLTGEHLVIEQRDIATNYMSCIMNAPAMMNADYYAFVLAINALSGSLNYELRTKLGLSYAPGAYVKVQQIPYTSMFVSTTQPKKAFKAMIAVYNDIREGKYGERYLEALKKDHRDRYYRHQESAGSIVKDLGDAEVLGDFSINENMVANFNKVSLQDMKTSFAKYLKGAIWIYLGDEQVGRAAFQ from the coding sequence ATGAAAAGATTCATATTTTTAATCAATTTTATCTTAGTTTTTCATATAGTTAACGCGCAAACGAAAGCCATTTCATTTGATGTGAATGGTTTAAAGGTGATTTTAAAGTCTACCCAGAAGGAAACGGTTAGTATGAGTATGTTTTTTAAAGGTGGTGTAATGAATTATAACGCTGAAAGGGCTGGAATAGAAAACCTGGCTCTGGCATCAGCAGCTACCTGCGGGACTAAAAATTATAGCGTTGTAGATTATAAGGAGCTAGCTGATGAATATGGAATTGATATTGCTGGTTCATCAGGCACTGACTATGGTACAATTAGTATGGATTGTATCTCTAAGTATCTTGATCAGGGCTGGAAGCTTTTTTCAGATGCAGTAATTAACCCTGCCTTTGATAAAACAGAGTTTCAAACCACTAAAGAGCGTATGATTACCGGGATTTATCATAGTCAATCTGATCCTGAAACCAGGATTGAACAGCTGACTATGGAAACGATGTTTAAAGCTTCTCCTTATAGCATTAATCCTTTGGGCACAAGCAAAACCGTTGGCGGCCTCACCGCAGAAATGGTTAGCAATTATTACCATAATGAATTGCTGAATAAGAATAAAATGTTTTTGGTAGTTGCCGGAAACATTACAAAAGAAGAACTGGAAAAAAAAATTCAAACTTCTTTTAGTGCGCTTAAAGGAAAAGATTACATCCCGCCAAATTACACCAATAAAACTTTAACTGGCGAACATTTGGTAATAGAGCAAAGGGATATTGCGACTAATTATATGAGTTGCATTATGAATGCCCCCGCGATGATGAATGCTGATTATTATGCTTTTGTGCTTGCAATTAATGCATTAAGTGGTAGTTTGAATTATGAACTGAGAACTAAGCTTGGGTTATCGTATGCGCCAGGCGCATACGTTAAAGTTCAGCAGATTCCATATACTTCTATGTTTGTAAGCACCACACAACCTAAAAAAGCGTTTAAAGCAATGATTGCTGTTTACAACGATATCAGAGAAGGGAAGTATGGCGAACGTTATCTTGAAGCATTAAAAAAGGACCATCGTGACAGGTACTACAGGCATCAGGAAAGTGCTGGTTCGATTGTAAAAGATTTAGGCGATGCTGAAGTTCTAGGGGATTTTAGTATAAATGAGAATATGGTAGCAAATTTCAACAAAGTAAGCTTACAGGATATGAAAACCTCTTTTGCGAAATATTTAAAAGGTGCTATTTGGATATACCTAGGAGATGAACAAGTGGGCAGAGCTGCTTTTCAATAA
- a CDS encoding MIP/aquaporin family protein, translating to MNVYLAEFIGTALMMLLGNGVVANVVLKGTKGNNSGWMVITTAWALAVFVGVVVAGPYSGAHLNPAVTLGLAIGKGFSWALVPFYIMAQLAGAMTGSFIVWIIYKDHFDATDDQGLKAAPFATAPAIRNMTSNLLSEIIGTFVLIFVIFYFTDASMGTKETVTTPIGLGSMGAIPVAFLVWVIGLGLGGTTGYAINPARDLGPRIIHFLIPMKGKGSSDWAYAWIPIVGPIIGSVLAAVAFLLISK from the coding sequence ATGAACGTATATCTTGCAGAATTTATTGGTACCGCGCTAATGATGCTCTTAGGAAATGGTGTGGTAGCGAATGTAGTGTTAAAAGGTACAAAAGGCAATAACAGTGGTTGGATGGTGATTACAACGGCTTGGGCACTTGCCGTATTTGTAGGAGTTGTTGTTGCAGGCCCGTATAGCGGGGCGCACTTAAATCCGGCTGTAACCCTCGGACTTGCTATCGGAAAAGGCTTTAGCTGGGCGTTGGTTCCATTTTACATCATGGCACAGTTAGCTGGCGCAATGACAGGATCTTTTATAGTTTGGATCATTTACAAAGACCATTTCGACGCCACTGATGATCAGGGTTTAAAGGCTGCTCCTTTTGCAACTGCTCCCGCCATCAGAAACATGACGTCAAATTTGTTATCAGAGATTATCGGCACTTTCGTTTTAATATTTGTGATTTTTTATTTTACTGATGCCAGTATGGGCACGAAAGAAACCGTTACCACTCCTATTGGTTTAGGCTCAATGGGCGCAATTCCGGTAGCATTTTTAGTATGGGTAATTGGTTTGGGTTTAGGGGGAACAACTGGATATGCCATAAATCCGGCAAGAGATTTAGGTCCGCGTATTATTCACTTTTTAATCCCAATGAAGGGAAAAGGAAGCAGCGACTGGGCTTATGCCTGGATACCGATTGTTGGGCCAATAATCGGATCAGTATTGGCCGCTGTGGCATTTTTACTGATTAGTAAATAA